Proteins found in one Coleofasciculaceae cyanobacterium genomic segment:
- a CDS encoding PAP/fibrillin family protein, with protein sequence MSKKAELLEAIAGKNRGLLVNEIDNVRVLSAIQRLEDDNPTQKPLEAKDLLNGDWRLLYTTSKGLLGLDRFPLFKLGQIYQCIRVSEAKVYNIAEIIGLPMLEGLVSVAATFEPVSENRVNVMFERSIVGLQRLLSYNSPAKLIQQIESGKKFFPFDFKIDRGDQKGWLDITYLDEDMRIGRGNEGNVFVLTKETFLD encoded by the coding sequence ATGAGTAAAAAAGCAGAATTGTTAGAAGCGATCGCTGGAAAGAATCGTGGTTTGCTGGTTAACGAAATTGATAATGTTCGAGTTCTCTCGGCAATTCAACGGTTAGAAGATGATAATCCGACTCAAAAACCTTTAGAAGCTAAGGATTTGCTTAATGGTGACTGGCGTTTGTTATATACTACGAGCAAAGGTCTTCTTGGTTTAGACCGTTTTCCCCTGTTTAAGTTGGGACAAATCTATCAATGTATTCGCGTCTCAGAAGCCAAAGTTTATAATATTGCGGAAATTATCGGCTTACCAATGCTAGAGGGATTAGTCAGCGTTGCTGCAACTTTTGAACCCGTTTCCGAAAACCGAGTTAACGTAATGTTTGAACGCTCGATTGTTGGCTTACAGCGTCTACTTAGCTACAACAGTCCAGCTAAACTTATTCAGCAAATTGAGTCTGGCAAAAAGTTTTTTCCCTTTGACTTCAAAATTGACCGTGGAGACCAAAAAGGCTGGCTAGATATTACCTACTTAGATGAGGATATGCGAATTGGTCGAGGAAATGAAGGGAATGTTTTTGTTCTTACCAAAGAAACTTTTCTTGACTAA
- a CDS encoding photosystem II manganese-stabilizing polypeptide, with translation MRYRTIIASLLALCLGVLSACSNSSDVGRNELTYDDIVNTGIANTCLELPNSSRGTIPVKAGEKYTIRDLCLEPREYFVKEEPVSKRQKAEFIQGKLLTRYTSTLDQIQGIIDANDDGTLTFTEIDGIDFQPATVLLPGGKEVPFLFTMKQFQGTTVANANSINTSTDFEGEFKVPSYRGQVFLDPKGRSLASGYDNAVALPGLADDARFSNANVKEFVSRKGKMSLNVTKIDSETGEIAGVFESEQPSATDLGAEEPEEVKVRGIFYGRIESNA, from the coding sequence ATGAGATACCGTACAATTATTGCCAGTCTTCTAGCATTATGCTTAGGAGTACTGAGTGCCTGTAGTAATTCTAGTGACGTAGGTAGAAACGAACTTACGTACGATGATATTGTAAATACTGGAATTGCTAATACTTGCCTAGAACTACCTAATAGCAGTCGTGGCACTATTCCTGTTAAAGCAGGTGAAAAATATACTATCCGAGACTTATGTCTGGAACCTAGGGAATACTTTGTTAAAGAAGAACCAGTTAGCAAACGCCAAAAAGCTGAGTTTATTCAAGGCAAATTATTAACTAGATACACCTCTACCCTCGATCAGATCCAAGGCATTATTGACGCCAACGATGATGGAACTTTAACCTTTACTGAAATTGATGGTATTGATTTTCAGCCTGCTACTGTTTTGTTACCTGGAGGCAAAGAAGTTCCCTTCCTCTTCACGATGAAACAATTTCAAGGTACTACCGTAGCAAATGCTAACAGTATCAATACCTCGACTGACTTTGAAGGTGAGTTTAAGGTACCTTCTTATCGCGGACAGGTATTTTTAGATCCTAAAGGTCGTAGTCTTGCTAGTGGTTATGATAATGCCGTGGCTTTGCCTGGACTAGCTGATGACGCAAGATTTTCTAACGCTAACGTAAAAGAATTTGTTTCTCGTAAAGGAAAAATGTCTCTTAACGTTACTAAGATAGATAGCGAAACGGGAGAAATTGCTGGGGTATTTGAAAGCGAACAGCCTTCTGCAACTGACTTAGGAGCAGAAGAACCAGAAGAAGTAAAAGTTCGCGGTATTTTCTATGGCAGAATTGAATCCAATGCTTAA
- the trxA gene encoding thioredoxin, translating into MAVKKQFSSFEDLLENSSIPVLVDFYATWCGPCQMMTPILEQVGANLRDRLQVVKIDTDKYPNLASKYQIEALPTLVLFKDGQPAERIEGVLQAQQLIQHLNTLV; encoded by the coding sequence ATGGCAGTTAAAAAGCAATTTTCCAGTTTTGAAGATTTATTAGAAAATTCCAGTATCCCTGTTTTAGTAGATTTCTACGCAACTTGGTGTGGTCCTTGTCAAATGATGACTCCAATTTTAGAACAGGTAGGAGCTAATTTACGCGATCGCCTTCAAGTAGTCAAAATTGATACGGATAAATATCCAAATCTGGCTTCTAAGTATCAAATAGAGGCTTTGCCAACTTTAGTTCTCTTTAAAGACGGTCAACCAGCCGAAAGAATAGAAGGTGTATTGCAAGCACAACAGCTAATTCAGCATCTAAATACCCTGGTTTAA
- a CDS encoding ABC transporter ATP-binding protein: MTVASPNPKTKIKNQDNDWRLFLKLIPYARESKGTLIFCLILLIPLAVAGSIQPLIIGQAISLLKDEPTWSFIDGVSNAEGINLLTGLLLLTVLIRLMFASVQGYLVQKIGQEITAEVRQDLFTHVTALASSFFDRTPVGRLITRIASDVEALGNVFASGAIGIVSDFVSILAILGFIYVTNWKLASILVAMLIPVTVLIIYFQQQYRKANYKAREELSKLNSMLQENIAGINVVQLFRREKYNSEMYRSINERYRLEVDKTIFHDSAVSATLEWIALVAIAAVLWAGGILVLQDTMTYGALSAFILYAQRLFNPLRQFADKFTMFQSGFTAIERITELLNEPIEIRDKVISIAEGHRTLLTETADDSGTAKTGEIRFENVWFGYKSGEYIIKNLDFTIKPGEKVALVGPTGAGKSSIIRLLCRLYEPSQGRILVDGIDIRDIPQADLRRYIGVILQESFLFAGDVKRNITLGDNYSLEEVKQAAKLVNIDRFIEDLPEGYNTILRERGTNLSGGQKQLLAFARVAIRNPHVLILDEATSSLDVSTEALIQQALEQLLINRSAIIIAHRLSTIRNVDKILVLKRGELVESGSHDELLEAEGLYANLYKLQMLGQ, from the coding sequence ATGACTGTCGCTTCTCCAAATCCAAAAACTAAAATTAAAAATCAAGACAATGACTGGCGATTATTTCTCAAGCTAATACCCTATGCTCGTGAAAGCAAAGGAACATTAATATTTTGTTTAATTTTATTAATACCGTTAGCAGTAGCAGGTTCAATTCAGCCTTTGATTATCGGTCAAGCTATATCATTGTTAAAAGATGAGCCAACCTGGAGTTTTATCGACGGAGTATCCAATGCGGAGGGTATTAATCTCTTAACTGGTTTGTTGTTATTAACAGTTTTAATCAGGCTAATGTTTGCTTCGGTTCAAGGCTACTTAGTCCAGAAAATTGGACAAGAAATTACTGCCGAAGTTCGACAAGATTTATTTACTCACGTGACTGCTTTAGCATCGAGCTTTTTTGATCGCACTCCCGTTGGTAGGCTGATTACCCGTATTGCTAGCGATGTAGAAGCTTTAGGAAATGTTTTTGCTAGTGGTGCAATTGGGATAGTGAGCGATTTTGTTTCTATTCTGGCAATTTTAGGGTTCATCTACGTCACTAACTGGAAACTAGCGTCTATTTTGGTTGCAATGCTGATTCCTGTCACGGTACTAATTATCTATTTTCAGCAGCAGTATCGCAAAGCCAACTACAAAGCTAGAGAAGAACTTTCAAAGCTCAATTCCATGCTGCAAGAAAATATTGCCGGAATTAATGTTGTTCAGTTATTTCGACGGGAAAAATATAACAGCGAAATGTACCGCTCAATTAATGAACGTTACCGCCTAGAGGTTGATAAAACTATATTTCATGATTCGGCTGTATCCGCAACGTTAGAATGGATTGCTCTAGTGGCAATCGCCGCAGTTCTTTGGGCTGGGGGTATTTTGGTGCTACAAGACACCATGACTTATGGAGCATTATCGGCGTTTATTCTGTATGCTCAACGGTTATTTAATCCTCTGCGTCAGTTTGCTGATAAATTCACCATGTTCCAGTCTGGATTTACGGCGATCGAACGGATTACTGAATTGTTAAACGAACCGATTGAAATTAGGGATAAAGTCATTTCTATCGCTGAAGGACACCGTACTTTATTAACAGAGACAGCTGATGATTCTGGGACAGCCAAAACTGGCGAAATTCGCTTTGAAAATGTTTGGTTTGGCTACAAAAGCGGTGAGTATATAATTAAAAATCTCGATTTCACGATCAAGCCTGGAGAAAAAGTAGCGTTAGTTGGTCCTACGGGTGCGGGAAAAAGCTCGATTATTCGTTTGTTGTGCCGTCTTTATGAACCTAGTCAAGGCAGAATTTTAGTAGATGGAATTGATATCAGAGACATTCCCCAAGCAGATTTACGACGCTATATTGGCGTAATCTTACAGGAAAGCTTTTTGTTTGCAGGAGATGTCAAACGAAATATCACCTTGGGCGATAATTATTCTCTTGAAGAAGTTAAACAGGCTGCTAAGTTAGTGAATATCGATCGCTTTATTGAAGATTTACCCGAGGGTTACAATACAATCTTGCGGGAGCGAGGCACAAACCTTTCTGGAGGACAAAAACAGCTTTTAGCTTTCGCACGGGTAGCCATTCGTAATCCACACGTCTTGATTTTGGATGAGGCTACTTCCAGCTTAGATGTCTCTACCGAAGCTTTGATTCAACAAGCTTTGGAACAGTTATTAATTAATCGTTCGGCAATTATTATCGCCCACCGCCTTTCGACAATCCGCAACGTAGATAAAATTTTGGTGTTAAAGCGAGGAGAACTAGTAGAATCTGGTAGTCACGATGAATTATTAGAAGCTGAAGGTTTGTATGCCAACCTTTATAAGTTACAGATGCTAGGTCAGTGA
- a CDS encoding GNAT family N-acetyltransferase has protein sequence MDCSHIQFCTGQSKVDFGQLQYLLAKAAFWARERNIEDLKLAIANSNPVVTVWDGDRLIGFARANSDGVYRAAIWDVVIDPDYQGVGLGRKLVQTVLSHPLVSKVERVYLTTTHQQSFYERIGFERNETTTMVLCNSKSTEDLARRIQEQLPVTIDN, from the coding sequence ATGGATTGTAGTCATATTCAGTTCTGTACTGGTCAATCGAAAGTAGATTTCGGACAATTGCAATATTTATTGGCTAAAGCGGCTTTTTGGGCAAGAGAACGAAACATAGAAGATCTCAAATTGGCGATCGCCAATAGCAATCCTGTTGTCACTGTCTGGGATGGTGATCGCCTTATCGGTTTTGCCAGAGCCAATTCTGATGGTGTTTACCGCGCTGCTATTTGGGATGTGGTTATCGATCCAGATTATCAGGGAGTGGGTTTAGGTCGAAAGCTGGTGCAAACAGTCCTATCTCATCCTCTGGTTAGCAAAGTGGAAAGAGTCTATTTGACCACCACCCATCAACAGAGCTTTTACGAACGGATTGGCTTTGAGCGTAACGAAACCACAACTATGGTGTTATGTAACTCCAAATCTACTGAAGACTTAGCCCGACGAATCCAAGAACAACTTCCAGTAACAATTGACAATTGA
- the fabG gene encoding 3-oxoacyl-[acyl-carrier-protein] reductase: protein MELLPENLQHLKEKVAVVTGASRGIGKAAALALANQGAKIVVNYARSSDAAEATVQEIAQAGGEAIALQADVSKSDEVDNLIKATLDKFGRIDVLVNNAGITKDTLLLRMKPEQWQAVIDLNLTGVFLCTKAVSKTMLKQRSGRIINIASVAGQMGNPGQANYSAAKAGVIGFTKTVAKELANRGITVNAVAPGFIETDMTNDLKSDDIISFIPLGRYGKPEEVAGAIRFLAADPAAAYITGQVFNVDGGMVMA, encoded by the coding sequence ATGGAATTACTCCCGGAGAATTTACAGCATTTAAAAGAAAAGGTTGCAGTAGTTACGGGGGCTTCTAGAGGAATTGGTAAAGCAGCAGCTTTGGCGTTAGCTAATCAAGGGGCAAAAATTGTAGTTAACTATGCTCGCTCTAGTGATGCTGCCGAGGCTACGGTACAAGAAATTGCTCAGGCTGGAGGAGAAGCGATCGCTTTACAAGCGGATGTCTCCAAGAGTGATGAGGTAGACAATCTAATTAAAGCAACCCTTGATAAATTCGGACGCATTGACGTTCTCGTGAACAACGCTGGTATTACTAAAGATACTTTATTGCTGCGCATGAAGCCCGAACAATGGCAAGCAGTGATTGACCTCAATCTAACTGGGGTTTTCTTGTGTACCAAAGCCGTTAGTAAAACCATGCTCAAGCAACGCAGTGGCAGAATTATCAATATTGCTTCCGTTGCGGGACAAATGGGTAACCCAGGACAAGCTAACTATAGTGCAGCTAAAGCTGGGGTAATTGGTTTTACTAAAACTGTGGCAAAAGAATTAGCCAATCGTGGTATCACCGTTAATGCCGTTGCACCAGGATTTATTGAAACTGATATGACTAACGATCTTAAATCAGATGATATTATCAGCTTTATTCCCCTGGGTCGTTATGGCAAACCCGAAGAAGTTGCAGGAGCGATCCGCTTTTTAGCTGCCGATCCCGCAGCAGCCTATATTACAGGTCAGGTATTTAACGTTGACGGCGGTATGGTGATGGCTTAG
- a CDS encoding RNA polymerase sigma factor SigF: protein MTTCVNKNIKLDSLYLFQQYQKTPLTKVRNEIMELNFGLVKKEAYHWISQCNESFEDLLQVGSIGLIRAIERFNVEKGNAFSSFAIPYIRGEIQHYLRDKSCTLRIPRRWLELRQQSIAFVHDFREEHHRQPTNLEIAQYLEVSVKEWQDIKLAYQNRKPLSLDVSVNNDLNSQISLCDLVADPKHRSFHLVYEDRVRLQQSLAELEDRTRNVLEFVFLHDLTQKETAKMLGISVVTVSRQLKKGLNLLKKSMTQETP, encoded by the coding sequence ATGACAACTTGTGTTAATAAAAATATAAAACTAGACAGTCTTTATCTATTCCAGCAATACCAAAAAACACCATTGACCAAGGTAAGAAATGAGATTATGGAGCTGAATTTTGGTCTAGTTAAAAAAGAAGCGTATCATTGGATAAGTCAATGTAATGAGAGCTTTGAAGACCTATTACAAGTTGGTTCAATAGGATTAATTAGAGCGATAGAACGTTTTAATGTCGAGAAAGGAAATGCTTTTAGTTCTTTTGCTATACCCTACATACGAGGCGAAATTCAACACTATTTGAGAGATAAAAGTTGTACTTTAAGGATTCCGCGACGTTGGTTAGAATTACGGCAACAATCGATCGCTTTTGTCCATGATTTTCGCGAAGAACATCATCGTCAGCCTACTAATTTGGAAATTGCTCAGTACTTAGAAGTATCTGTCAAAGAATGGCAAGATATTAAATTAGCGTATCAAAATCGTAAACCTTTGAGTTTAGATGTTTCGGTTAATAACGACTTAAATAGTCAGATCAGTTTATGCGATCTTGTTGCCGATCCTAAACATCGCAGCTTTCATTTAGTTTATGAAGATCGGGTTCGTCTTCAGCAAAGTTTGGCTGAATTAGAAGACCGTACTAGAAATGTTTTGGAGTTTGTTTTTTTACATGACTTGACTCAGAAGGAAACCGCAAAAATGCTTGGTATTAGCGTGGTAACCGTTTCTCGTCAATTAAAAAAAGGTTTGAATTTACTAAAGAAGTCTATGACACAAGAAACCCCTTAA
- the rdgB gene encoding RdgB/HAM1 family non-canonical purine NTP pyrophosphatase produces the protein MAKKLVVATGNPGKLQEMQEYLTGLPWQLELKPAVIDIEETETTFIANARLKASEVAKAVGKWAIADDSGLAVDALDGAPGIYSARYGQTDEARINRLLQELDDTSNRQAKFICAVAIANPDGEIVLETEGICPGEILYSPRGDNGFGYDPIFFVPAQQQTFAEMSASTKGKVSHRGVAFAQLMPELKQLSEQV, from the coding sequence ATGGCAAAAAAACTGGTGGTTGCTACAGGAAATCCTGGTAAGTTGCAAGAGATGCAGGAGTACCTAACTGGTTTGCCTTGGCAGTTAGAATTAAAACCTGCGGTAATAGATATAGAAGAAACGGAGACTACTTTTATCGCCAATGCTCGTTTAAAAGCATCAGAAGTAGCAAAGGCAGTAGGAAAGTGGGCGATCGCCGATGATTCGGGTTTAGCGGTAGATGCCCTTGATGGTGCGCCAGGAATTTATTCGGCACGTTATGGTCAGACTGACGAAGCTCGGATTAATCGTTTATTGCAAGAATTAGATGATACCAGTAACCGACAGGCAAAATTTATCTGTGCAGTAGCGATCGCCAATCCTGATGGTGAGATTGTTTTAGAAACTGAAGGGATATGTCCAGGTGAAATATTATATTCTCCTCGTGGCGATAATGGTTTTGGTTACGATCCAATCTTTTTTGTCCCAGCGCAACAACAGACTTTTGCCGAAATGTCTGCTTCAACCAAAGGAAAAGTTAGTCATCGGGGGGTTGCATTTGCCCAACTAATGCCTGAGTTAAAACAATTGAGCGAACAAGTATAA
- the aroB gene encoding 3-dehydroquinate synthase, which translates to MPNITVDLPQDSYAIAIAPNSLKQLGSRIKQLNIGNKVLVISSPEIFNHYGDACLNSLKEAGFETYTHLIPAGETHKTLESIQQVYDTAQANHLERSSTFIALGGGVIGDMTGFAAATWLRGVNFVQVPTSLLAIVDASVGGKTGVNHPQGKNLIGAFYQPKLVAIDPNLLKTLPVREFRAGMAEVIKYGVIWDEDLFTKLEHCDRLDSLDNVGNELLEIIITRSCQAKAEVVSQDEKEAGLRAILNYGHTIGHAVESLTHYKQFVHGEAVAIGMVAAGKIAVEMDLWTQQEADHQHTLIAKAGLPTEIPPELKIEDILETIKSDKKVKAGTVRFILPIAIGKVTISDRVTPEIIRQALG; encoded by the coding sequence ATGCCTAATATAACCGTTGATTTACCGCAAGATTCTTATGCGATCGCGATCGCCCCTAATAGCCTGAAGCAGTTGGGTAGTCGAATCAAACAACTGAATATTGGCAACAAAGTATTAGTTATTTCTAGCCCAGAAATCTTTAATCATTACGGTGATGCCTGTCTCAATTCCCTAAAAGAGGCTGGCTTTGAAACCTATACTCATTTGATACCCGCGGGGGAAACACATAAAACCCTTGAGTCGATTCAACAGGTGTATGACACTGCACAAGCTAATCATTTAGAACGCTCGTCTACATTTATAGCTTTAGGCGGGGGGGTTATTGGCGATATGACGGGATTTGCGGCGGCAACTTGGTTGAGAGGCGTAAATTTTGTGCAAGTACCAACCTCTTTGTTAGCAATTGTCGATGCTTCTGTCGGTGGGAAAACAGGAGTCAACCATCCTCAAGGCAAAAATTTGATTGGTGCTTTTTATCAGCCAAAACTAGTGGCGATCGACCCAAATCTATTAAAAACCTTGCCTGTTAGAGAATTTCGGGCAGGAATGGCAGAGGTAATTAAATACGGAGTGATTTGGGATGAGGATCTGTTTACCAAACTAGAACACTGCGATCGCCTTGATAGTTTAGATAATGTCGGTAACGAACTGTTGGAGATCATCATTACTCGTTCTTGTCAGGCAAAAGCCGAAGTAGTTAGCCAAGACGAAAAAGAAGCAGGATTACGGGCAATTCTTAATTACGGACACACTATTGGTCATGCAGTAGAAAGCTTAACCCACTACAAGCAGTTTGTTCACGGCGAGGCAGTGGCTATTGGTATGGTGGCAGCCGGAAAAATTGCCGTTGAAATGGATTTATGGACTCAGCAAGAAGCCGATCACCAACATACTTTGATTGCCAAAGCAGGATTGCCCACAGAGATTCCGCCTGAGTTAAAGATCGAAGATATTTTAGAAACTATTAAAAGCGACAAGAAAGTAAAAGCAGGAACAGTTCGCTTTATTTTGCCTATAGCGATCGGCAAGGTTACTATTAGCGATCGAGTAACTCCAGAAATAATCAGACAGGCTTTAGGATAA
- the hisG gene encoding ATP phosphoribosyltransferase, with protein MITIALPKGALLKDSIELFCSVGLDFSAFLDKTNRQLQVVEPTNTARALLVRAQDVPVYVEYGQAQLGIVGYDVLREKQPEVANLTDLKFGYCRLSVAVPKTSSYRRSVELPPHGRVASKFVNCAKEHFDGIDLPVEIVPLSGSVELGPITGMSEAIVDLVSTGKTLKENGLIEIDVLYESSARLIAHPLSYRLNRDHLSGLLEKLKN; from the coding sequence ATGATTACTATTGCCTTACCTAAGGGCGCATTATTAAAAGACAGTATCGAATTATTTTGCAGCGTCGGCTTAGATTTTAGTGCCTTTTTGGATAAAACCAACCGCCAGCTACAGGTTGTCGAGCCGACTAATACTGCTAGAGCTTTGCTAGTAAGGGCGCAGGATGTACCCGTATACGTAGAGTATGGTCAAGCACAACTAGGAATCGTCGGCTATGATGTGCTGCGAGAAAAACAACCCGAAGTTGCTAATTTGACCGATCTTAAATTTGGCTATTGTCGCCTATCTGTAGCAGTACCTAAAACCAGCTCCTATCGACGCTCTGTTGAATTACCGCCCCATGGTAGAGTGGCATCTAAATTTGTCAACTGTGCTAAAGAACATTTTGATGGTATCGATCTCCCTGTAGAAATTGTCCCATTATCTGGCTCAGTAGAACTAGGACCAATTACGGGAATGTCTGAAGCTATTGTTGATTTAGTTTCTACAGGAAAAACTCTCAAAGAGAATGGCTTGATTGAAATCGATGTGCTGTATGAAAGCAGCGCGAGATTAATTGCTCATCCCTTAAGCTACCGTTTAAATCGCGATCATCTCAGCGGTTTATTAGAAAAGCTGAAAAATTAA
- a CDS encoding phosphoglucomutase/phosphomannomutase family protein → MAFTVNPIKFGTDGWRGVIAADFTFERVAMLAPIAAQVLADNYGDTANNRTVIVGYDRRFMAEDFAQLTAEALQEAGFDVLLSECFAPTPAFSWAAKAHNALGAIVMTASHNPAAYLGLKVKSAFGGSVPPEITEQIEAKIGQPVPKAEKPGKLEKFDPWTSYCQGLQQKVDIAAIKNAIASGKLKVYVDVMHGAAATGLERLLGCAVEEINSDRDPLFNGGAPEPLPKYLPDFFKAIKSGASQYPDSIRVGLVFDGDSDRIAGADAEGNFLSSQVLIPILIEHLAERKGFTGEIVKTVSGSDLIPRLAQIYGRSVYETPIGYKYIGDRMLNAEVMIGGEESGGIGYGTHIPERDALLSALYVLEAVVESGEDLGAIYARLQQKTNFTAYYDRIDLPLASMDVRAKLLKRLQNATPKEVAGMPVSDCLDVDGYKFRLDDNTWLLIRFSGTEPVLRLYCQAPTMPEVHKVLEWAKDWANS, encoded by the coding sequence ATGGCTTTTACTGTTAATCCAATTAAATTTGGTACAGACGGTTGGCGTGGGGTAATTGCTGCTGACTTTACCTTTGAGCGAGTAGCTATGCTAGCACCGATAGCAGCTCAAGTCTTAGCAGATAATTATGGAGATACCGCTAATAATCGTACCGTGATTGTTGGCTATGATCGCCGTTTTATGGCAGAAGATTTTGCCCAACTGACCGCAGAAGCACTACAAGAAGCGGGATTTGATGTATTATTATCTGAGTGTTTTGCTCCTACCCCCGCATTTAGTTGGGCAGCAAAAGCTCATAATGCTCTTGGAGCAATTGTGATGACCGCATCTCATAACCCTGCTGCATATTTAGGATTAAAAGTTAAAAGTGCTTTTGGTGGTTCTGTGCCGCCAGAAATTACCGAACAGATTGAGGCGAAAATTGGTCAGCCTGTACCCAAAGCTGAAAAACCAGGAAAACTAGAAAAATTCGATCCTTGGACGAGTTATTGTCAAGGATTGCAGCAAAAAGTAGATATTGCAGCCATTAAAAATGCGATCGCTTCAGGAAAATTAAAAGTATACGTAGACGTAATGCACGGCGCAGCAGCTACTGGTTTGGAACGTCTTTTAGGCTGTGCGGTAGAAGAGATCAATAGCGATCGAGATCCGCTGTTTAACGGAGGCGCGCCCGAACCTCTGCCGAAATATCTCCCTGACTTTTTTAAGGCGATTAAATCAGGAGCAAGCCAATATCCTGATAGCATCAGAGTTGGGCTGGTATTTGATGGAGATAGCGATCGTATTGCTGGTGCAGACGCAGAAGGTAATTTCCTGAGTTCCCAAGTATTGATTCCCATTTTGATCGAGCATCTAGCAGAACGTAAAGGCTTTACAGGAGAAATTGTCAAGACTGTCAGCGGTTCAGATTTAATTCCTCGTTTGGCTCAAATATATGGACGTTCTGTCTATGAGACACCTATTGGCTATAAATACATCGGCGACAGAATGCTCAACGCCGAAGTGATGATCGGTGGAGAAGAATCTGGGGGGATTGGTTACGGTACGCATATTCCCGAACGGGATGCTTTGTTATCAGCTCTTTATGTCTTAGAAGCAGTTGTCGAGTCTGGAGAAGATTTAGGGGCTATATATGCTCGGCTACAGCAGAAAACCAATTTTACGGCTTACTACGATCGCATCGATCTTCCCCTAGCTAGTATGGATGTCCGCGCTAAGTTATTGAAGCGTTTGCAAAATGCGACTCCCAAGGAAGTTGCAGGAATGCCTGTGAGCGATTGTCTCGATGTTGATGGCTATAAATTTAGGCTGGATGATAATACTTGGTTGCTAATTCGCTTTAGTGGTACAGAGCCAGTATTACGCCTTTATTGTCAAGCTCCCACTATGCCAGAAGTACACAAGGTTTTAGAATGGGCGAAAGATTGGGCAAACTCTTAA